In Hugenholtzia roseola DSM 9546, the genomic stretch ATCGCCTTTTGGCTCTCTTTGGAAAAATTTATGGGTTGGCACACGCGCGAAGTAGTAGAACAACCCCTGTTTTTTTGGGGCTTAGTCGCGCTCATTACAGGCGTACAGCTCTTTTTGGCAGGCTTTTTAGCCGAACTCTCTGTCATGCAAACGCAAAAGCAAGACTATCTCATTGAAAAAACAATAGGCAACTCCTCAAATTCTACTGCACAATAGTTGCATTTTTATTCCTTATAGGAAAACATTTGCCTGCCACAAAATCTTATTTCAAAACGAAGCTCACCCTAAAAAAGGGCTAATCCCTACTTTGCTTATGACCAAAAATCCGACTACCGAACCTCTATTAACCGACAATCCGAATCGCTTTGTGCTATTCCCTATTCAGCATAGCGACATTTGGGAACTCTACAAAAAAGCCGAAGCCTCCTTTTGGACAGCAGAGGAAATCGACCTTAGCACCGACCTGCGCGATTGGGCAGAAAAGCTCACCGACGACGAAAAGCACTTTATTTCGCACGTCTTAGCCTTCTTTGCAGCGTCAGACGGTATCGTCAATGAAAACTTAGCCGTCAATTTCCTAAGAGAAGTGCAGTACCCAGAGGCGAAGTGCTTTTACGGCTTCCAAATTATGGCGGAAAATATCCACAGTGAAACTTATTCTTTGCTTATTGATACTTTAATTAAAGACCCAAACCAAAAAAGCAAGCTCTTAAACGCCTTAGAAACGATACCCTGCGTACAAAAGAAAGGCGAATGGGCGTTGCGTTGGATTGAAAGCGATAACTTTGCCGAGCGGCTTATAGCCTTTGCCGCAGTAGAAGGTATCTTTTTTAGCGGCTCTTTCTGCTCTATCTTTTGGCTCAAAAAGCGCGGCTTAATGGCAGGATTAGCCTTTTCAAATGAACTTATTAGCCGCGACGAAGGCTTGCATTGCGACTTCGCTTGCTTGCTTTACAATCGGTATGTACAAAACAAGCTACCAAAGGAGCGCATTGTAGAAATCATTTCTGAAGCCGTCAAGATTGAAAAGGAATTTGTAACAGACGCTTTGCCTGTGGCTCTTATCGGAATGAACGCGGATTTAATGCAAGAGTACATCGAGTTTGTTGCGGATAGGCTTTTGGGCGAGTTAGGCATACCGAAGTTATACGGTGCTTCAAATCCGTTCCCTTTTATGGAAATGATTAGCTTACAGGGTAAAACCAACTTCTTTGAAAAGCGCGTAGCCGAGTATCAAAAGGCAGGCGTTACGACAAAGCAAGACCCCGAAAAGTCAAGGTTTAGCTTAGATGAGGATTTTTAGAAAAACAAGATTTGGGGATAGGGAACGACCTTATCCCCTCCATTTTTTACGACTCTAATGGCAGCCGACTTTAATTTTATATTTTAAAGCGTTTTTACAACGATAAAAGTCCCAAATACACCTTTCTGAAAAAAAAGAGAACAAACACCTCACAAGGAAATGTTTGTTCTGTTTTTTACTTTATTCCACCGTAACCGACTTTGCCAAATTTCGCGGCTGGTCTACATCACAGCCACGCAAAATGGCGACATGGTACGCCAAAAGTTGGAGCGGCACAACGGCTAAAAGCGGAATGAGGGCTTCATGCGTCTGTGGAATTTCGATGACATAATCCACCATTTCGGGAATCAGGACATCGCCTTCTGTTACGACGGCAATGACTTTGCCGCGTCGTGCCTTCACTTCTTTGATGTTGGAAATGATTTTATCGTAAGAGCTATCACGTGTGGCAATGACAACGACAGGCATTTCTTCGTCTATGAGCGCAATGGGACCATGCTTCATTTCGGCGGCAGGATACCCTTCGGCATGAATGTAGGAAATTTCTTTGAGTTTGAGTGCGCCCTCCAAAGCGACAGGAAAATTATAGCCACGCCCCAAGTAGAGGAAATTTCGCGCGTCCTTAAAAATTTTAGCTATCTCCAAAACCGAATCATTGAGGCGCAAACTTTTATTTACTTTTTGTGGGATATTTTCAAGCTCATGCAGCAAAAAAGAAAACTGCTCTTTGGTGAGCGTTTGGCGGTGCTGCGCCAACATCAATGCCAACATGGTCAAGACCGTAACCTGTGCGGTAAAGGCTTTGGTGCTGGCAACCCCAATTTCGGGACCTGCATGGATATACGCGCCCTCGTCAGTGGCACGCGCAATCGAAGAGCCTACTACATTGCAGATGCCATAAATAATTGCGCCTCTGCTTTTAGCCAACTCTATCGCCGCTAAGGTATCCGCCGTTTCGCCCGACTGCGAAATGGCAATGACGACATCACCCTTTTCGATAATCGGATTGCGATACCTAAATTCAGACGCATATTCCACCTCCACAGGGATTCGCGCCAATTCCTCAATCAAATATTCAGCGACAAGCCCTGCATGCCAAGATGTGCCACAGGCTACAATGACAATGCGCTTGGCATTGGTTAGATGCGGTAAGTAGTGGTGAATCCCGCCCAAACGGACGTAATTATCTTTGGCGATAAGCCTACCTCGCATGGCATCGGCAATAGAATTAGGCTGCTCATAGATTTCTTTGAGCATAAAATAATCGTAGCCCCCCTTCTCGATGGATTCCAACGCCATGTCCAGCGTTTGGATATAGGGCGTAGTTTCTACATTTTGTAGGTTTTTGATATGAAGCCCCGATTCGCCTAAGATGGCAATTTCGTTGTCGTTTAGATACACTACATTTTTGGTGTGTTCTATGATAGGCGTTGCGTCGGAGGCGATAAAATATTCGCCTGCCTCTGTTCCAATGCCAATCACGAGCGGACTGCCTTTGCGAGCTGCCAATAATTGACGCGGCTCCTCTTCCGAAATGACAATAATCGCATACGCGCCCACAATTTTGGTCAGTGCCAAGCGTAGGGCTTTTTCCAAGCTACACTGCTCATTTTGCCTGATTTCTTCTATAAAATGAACCAAGACCTCTGTATCGGTTTCGCTTTGAAACTGATAGCCTTTTTTGAGCAATTCGGTCTTGATGGCGGCGTAGTTTTCTATGATGCCATTGTGAATCAAGGCGATTTTCTGATTGTAAGACGCATGCGGATGCGCATTGACATCATTGGGTTCGCCATGTGTAGCCCAGCGGGTGTGTCCGATACCGACCGAACCTGTGTTGTCCTTTTGCGCTATAAAATGTTCTAATTCTGAAACTTTGCCCTTTTTCTTGTAAATGTTCAGATGCCCATTGAGCAGAGCGACCCCTGCACTATCATAGCCGCGATATTCCAAGCGGTGCAAGCCTTTGATGATGATAGGATAGGCTTGTTGTTTTCCAATATATCCGACAATTCCACACATAGCGAAGCAATAAGAGAAAGAGAAATAAAAAAGAGAAGAAGCGGTTTTGTGAAAAAGGGTAGCTTTTTCATACCCAAATCATACCCAAAAACCTGCATTTTTGTACGAAAACCGCCCAAAGAAGTTGATGTTAGGGAGCTATCGTATAATAAACCTTCAAACGCAAGCGATTTTGCGCCCGTTTGTTATCGCCAAAGATAACAGAATGAAGCGAATAGGTATTACCCGAAGGGAATAAAATGAGTCCGCTATTGGGAATTTCACCATCTATAACGCGCTGAATGTAGGCGGTAAGTTGAATCGTGCTATAAGCCCGTCCGCCCGAAAGGTAATTGAAAGCTAAGGGTTGGCTCGAATTGGTTTCCGACATAAGCGCAAGGGGCTGCCCCGTAACGGCACTAAATTCGAAGAGTTCGTCGCTACTACCAGCATTGCCGTAATAAAGGTACAGAAAAGGCGGTGCAGAGCGCACATTGCCCAAATAATCGGGAATGGGGTCTAAGGCAAGTTCGGCGCGGTTTATCATCACTTTCTGGTCGCGCCCAAAAGAGGTAAGGTGAGGAAAACGCAAGCGCGTCAGAATCCCCGTTCCTGCTTGTATCATGCCAATGTTGTCGGTGCTTTGGGTAGGAATAGAAGCGGCAGCACTCAAATTTTGTAAATAGGCACTGCGGCTCAAATCGGAGCTAAAATTGCAGAAGTGCGCCCCAAAATTGGCTATCCTGCGCACGCGCGGAATGGTATCGGAAGAGGCTAAGTGGTAATAAACGCCCAAAAAGCTCAAAATATTGCGAGCGTCGAAGGAAACAATGCTATTAGAAGTTTCTTCGTCTGAACGGATAGAAACGCCTTTGAAATATTCTACAAACTTTTCCTGATTGGTAAGTTCCTCTGCGCCCCCCTTCGAAAAGAGTTCGTTGGCAAAAGCCTCTGTCATGCGGAAATTAAGGACGTTGTTAGAGTCTAAATCGTCGGGGAAGGTGGCATAACCAATGGGCTGAATTTCGGTTTGCAGGGCATCAAATTGATAAAAGGTGCTGTCAGGTGAAAGCGTTTCTAAGTTGCGATACACTGCCAAACGGTGTGGCGTTGTCCTATCGCCCTGCACCGAACTAACATAGAGGCGCAATAGCACCGAATCGAGCAAATAGGGTTCGCCTGCTGTTTCAAACTCGATGTCGTTTTCGTGAATAATCATACGAGCATAACTTTTGGCTTCGTACTTGCCAAAATATTCGTTTTCCATCTGCCCCACTACCAAAAAGGGAGCCGTAGAAGTGCTGGCACTGGTCGTATTGATGCTATCTACCTTTACAATGTCGCTCACTATCGTGATGGTATCGGTATAGACGGTATTGATAAGGTCGGAGGGGTCTTCTAATTCAAGCCCCAAACTATCGGGGTCTTGACAGGCTGTAAATAGGCTCATTGCCGCAAGAAAAAGAGCCGCCCAAGCGAAAGGAAAAAAAACGCGCGTAAATTTCATAGGTAAAATTTCAACTAAAATGCAAACAAGAAAGCGATAAGAAAGTACAACGAGGCTACACAAAAGGTCGGTACTACCATTCAAGACGCAAAAATACACTAATTTGCTGCTTTTTATCATACAAAGCCCAATTTTACGCCTTTTTTAGAGAAGCAAAAGGCATAAAAAAAGCGAAGCTGGGCTTCGCTTTTGGGGTAGTTACCAAAGTAGATGGCAAAGGTGCATAGTCAAATTTGTAGGGGAAATCTTTTTCCCTACTCATTCAGACCCTTTTTTTAGCGTCTTTTAGACCATTTTGGCTTCGCCTACCAATTCTTGATAGAGTTGGTGGTAAAAATCGCAAATAGACTCCTCTTCACTATTTGCACTCAATACCTTGTCTTGGGCAATGCTTTGCAACGCATTGTCCAAATCTTGTGAAGGCTGTGCCTTGACGACGAAGTCTGCCAAACTTGCGCCCACTCCTACAAATCCTGCGGGGGTAGGATTGGCGATAAGCGGCTCTGCTAAGTTTTGGTCTAAATCGTCCCACGCCAATTTGTCTAAGAGTGTGGTCTTGTCGAAGGTCTGTGCAAAAAGGTTGTCGTAGGCAGTATAGATGATTTTGGTTTCTTTGAAGATGGGGTGATTTTTGTAGGAACTGCGCAAATACATCGGCACTGCCCCTGCAAACCAGTCATGACAATGCACAATATCGGGCGACCAGCCTAATTTTTTTACCGTTTCCAATGCGCCCTTGCAGAAAAAGATGGCACGCTCGTCGTTGTCTTCAAAAGGCTGCTCGGCATCATCTGTAAAGAGGCGTTTGCGTTGGTAATAATCCTCGTTATCAATAAAATAGACCTGCATCTTGGCTTGTGGAATAGACGCAACTTTGATTATCAGCGGTTTTTCTTCCTCGCCAATCGAGATATTGATACCCGAGAGCCGAACCACCTCATGCAAGCGATTCTTTCGCT encodes the following:
- a CDS encoding ribonucleoside-diphosphate reductase small subunit; translation: MTKNPTTEPLLTDNPNRFVLFPIQHSDIWELYKKAEASFWTAEEIDLSTDLRDWAEKLTDDEKHFISHVLAFFAASDGIVNENLAVNFLREVQYPEAKCFYGFQIMAENIHSETYSLLIDTLIKDPNQKSKLLNALETIPCVQKKGEWALRWIESDNFAERLIAFAAVEGIFFSGSFCSIFWLKKRGLMAGLAFSNELISRDEGLHCDFACLLYNRYVQNKLPKERIVEIISEAVKIEKEFVTDALPVALIGMNADLMQEYIEFVADRLLGELGIPKLYGASNPFPFMEMISLQGKTNFFEKRVAEYQKAGVTTKQDPEKSRFSLDEDF
- the glmS gene encoding glutamine--fructose-6-phosphate transaminase (isomerizing), whose amino-acid sequence is MCGIVGYIGKQQAYPIIIKGLHRLEYRGYDSAGVALLNGHLNIYKKKGKVSELEHFIAQKDNTGSVGIGHTRWATHGEPNDVNAHPHASYNQKIALIHNGIIENYAAIKTELLKKGYQFQSETDTEVLVHFIEEIRQNEQCSLEKALRLALTKIVGAYAIIVISEEEPRQLLAARKGSPLVIGIGTEAGEYFIASDATPIIEHTKNVVYLNDNEIAILGESGLHIKNLQNVETTPYIQTLDMALESIEKGGYDYFMLKEIYEQPNSIADAMRGRLIAKDNYVRLGGIHHYLPHLTNAKRIVIVACGTSWHAGLVAEYLIEELARIPVEVEYASEFRYRNPIIEKGDVVIAISQSGETADTLAAIELAKSRGAIIYGICNVVGSSIARATDEGAYIHAGPEIGVASTKAFTAQVTVLTMLALMLAQHRQTLTKEQFSFLLHELENIPQKVNKSLRLNDSVLEIAKIFKDARNFLYLGRGYNFPVALEGALKLKEISYIHAEGYPAAEMKHGPIALIDEEMPVVVIATRDSSYDKIISNIKEVKARRGKVIAVVTEGDVLIPEMVDYVIEIPQTHEALIPLLAVVPLQLLAYHVAILRGCDVDQPRNLAKSVTVE
- a CDS encoding DUF4270 family protein; the encoded protein is MIKSSKLVYFCVLNGSTDLLCSLVVLSYRFLVCILVEILPMKFTRVFFPFAWAALFLAAMSLFTACQDPDSLGLELEDPSDLINTVYTDTITIVSDIVKVDSINTTSASTSTAPFLVVGQMENEYFGKYEAKSYARMIIHENDIEFETAGEPYLLDSVLLRLYVSSVQGDRTTPHRLAVYRNLETLSPDSTFYQFDALQTEIQPIGYATFPDDLDSNNVLNFRMTEAFANELFSKGGAEELTNQEKFVEYFKGVSIRSDEETSNSIVSFDARNILSFLGVYYHLASSDTIPRVRRIANFGAHFCNFSSDLSRSAYLQNLSAAASIPTQSTDNIGMIQAGTGILTRLRFPHLTSFGRDQKVMINRAELALDPIPDYLGNVRSAPPFLYLYYGNAGSSDELFEFSAVTGQPLALMSETNSSQPLAFNYLSGGRAYSTIQLTAYIQRVIDGEIPNSGLILFPSGNTYSLHSVIFGDNKRAQNRLRLKVYYTIAP
- a CDS encoding glycogen/starch synthase — its product is MSNLRVLYIASEITPFLDMCGVGEHLRPLPEGMQNKGLEIRIIVPRFGVINERKNRLHEVVRLSGINISIGEEEKPLIIKVASIPQAKMQVYFIDNEDYYQRKRLFTDDAEQPFEDNDERAIFFCKGALETVKKLGWSPDIVHCHDWFAGAVPMYLRSSYKNHPIFKETKIIYTAYDNLFAQTFDKTTLLDKLAWDDLDQNLAEPLIANPTPAGFVGVGASLADFVVKAQPSQDLDNALQSIAQDKVLSANSEEESICDFYHQLYQELVGEAKMV